Proteins encoded within one genomic window of Couchioplanes caeruleus:
- a CDS encoding Fur family transcriptional regulator, whose protein sequence is MLRERGLRLTPQRQLILEAVHELGHATPEQIHQAVRERAAGVNITTVYRTLELLEELGLVNHTHLSHGSPTYHRAGEDQHVHLVCRTCGSVGEVDPAIMEPVTVRLRDERNFRVDVGHVSLFGVCGDCKERA, encoded by the coding sequence ATGCTCCGGGAACGCGGCCTGCGACTGACCCCGCAGCGCCAGCTCATCCTGGAGGCGGTCCACGAACTCGGCCACGCCACGCCCGAGCAGATCCACCAGGCGGTGCGCGAGCGTGCCGCCGGGGTCAACATCACGACCGTCTACCGCACTCTCGAGCTGCTCGAAGAGCTCGGCCTGGTCAACCACACCCACCTTTCGCACGGCTCGCCGACCTATCACCGGGCGGGTGAGGACCAGCACGTGCACCTCGTCTGCCGGACCTGCGGCTCGGTCGGCGAGGTCGACCCCGCGATCATGGAACCGGTCACCGTACGGCTGCGCGACGAGCGGAACTTCCGGGTCGACGTGGGCCACGTGTCGCTCTTCGGAGTCTGCGGAGACTGCAAGGAGCGCGCATGA